ACAACCGGTTCATCATCATTCATAAGACTGATTATAATATAGGCAAGGTCGTCATAAAAGGCAAGCCTGACATCCTTTGCTGATGGAAAAGCCTCTGATGCGGGGTGGGAGTGATATATTGCCACCATCTTGAGCCCCTTCTCTCTGATGGCCTTCATAACCTGAAACTGCTCTTTTGGATCCATATAATAGCTGACAGGCGAGTGCTCTGTGTTGACCATTTCAAAGACCTCAACAACTTCATCATCTGCTCCGGCGAGTATACCGCACACCTCTTCGGGGGCACCTTCACGGGCATGATGGATTAACCTATCTAAATGCTGCCTGGAGATCTTTATGGATTTCATGTAATAAGGTCATTATCCAGACTCTTTTTCAACATTAAGCTAAAAATCAACTCTCAGAAGCGAGGTTGAGTACAGGATACCGGAATGTTTCTTCTGTATCATCGGTAAAGGCAGGGCAAACCTTACATTATCCTTCTTTATCTCAACAAAACTCCTTGTCTCTGCAACTCCAAAAACGAGGCCGCCCAATGTACCCACAGCCACTCCCATACCAAGCTTCGCAGCAAAGTCATCCTGATCAACAAGATAAATAGCGCCTCCGAGTATGGCACCAACCACTGCCCCATACAGTGCATCCCTGTAGACTATCTCTCCCTTGGCCCCTGCTGCAAAGGCTACACTCTGAGACAGGAAAAGAAACAGGACAGTAACAATGAGAAACTTCTTAAACATATACAACCTCCTTAACATTCACTGATAACTCCTTGGTATTTTAACATGTTTGACCAATTGAAATGAAGCTCAAAGATTAAAAAAGAGAAAAGGAAGTTAATTTTTCTTAAAGCCTATCTCCCCGGCATCATAAATATGTCGGTTGCCATCTCCTTATCCACTGCTATCTGGGTATGCCCAAGCCTGAAGACATACGATGGGAAGGTCTGCATCACTTCAATGGTGACTCCCGGCAATATACCCATGGTCATCAGTTTCTGAAGCTTTTTATTATCCCTCGTGTGCAGGTATGCCACCCTCCCCTTTACACCCCTCTTGACATCAGCCAGGCTCGAAACTATATTCCTTGCTGTCTTTACAGAGTCCCTGCAACACCTCCCTGCAGGGATGGGTCTGTTATGAGGGCAAACCCCCGGATGGCCTAAAAGGGTGCAAATGCTTTCCTCCACCTCCCTGCGGAGCAGATGCTCAAAGAGACATGCATTCTCCTCCATCAGCCCTCTGTCCAAATCAAACACATCAACCATCAGACGCTCTGCCAGCCTGTGTCTCCTTACAGCACTCTCAGCCTCTCCCATCCCCTCCTCTCTCAACGTTGCTGAGTCAGGGGAGACATCAATATAGTTTAACGACATAAGTTCCTGAATCTCCGGAGCATCCCTGTCTGTCTTCAGCTCCTTCAAGCTTACCCTCTCCTCTCCCATCTCACGGATCATTATCCACAGATACTCCAGTATTTCCTCAGCCTTGTTGCTTAAACGCATTTCTCTTCTCCTTCCATTTTTTAAATAGTTTTAAGAGGCCCGATTCTCCCGGGACTTCATACCCGCAGTTTGGGCATTTAATCATACTGCATGACCTTCCCACAGGGCAGCCATTACAGGCGGCCTGTCCATCGCTTTCATTAAATTCAAGTCCACACAACCGGCATTTCATAAGGTCACCCCCAGGCCATTGAGAATGAGATTAACAACAAACCCTACAAAGAAGGCAAAGGGAAAGATAAAGGCAGCCATACCAACCGCCATCTTTACCCCCCGCTCCTTTATGGTAATGGAGAGCTGTGCAATACAGGGCATAAACAGGGCAAGGGTAATAATAGAGACAACAAGCGGGATACCGTCAAGGATTCCTGCATTCTTCAGGTCATACAGGCCTGCAGCCCCGAAATCCCTCCTGAAGAAACCGTAGAGAAAGGCAGTCGCCGCCTCTTCCGGAAGCCCTATCCACTTAACAGGATACGACAGAACATTAACAATTATGTCAAAAAGACCTGTAAGCTTTCCTGCCCAGATAAGAACGCTTGCGAGAATAAAGAGTGGAAAAACTTCCTTAAAATACCACTCCACCCTTGTGTACGTCTTGGTAAAGACGTTTGAGAGCTTCGGCCATCTGAGGGGTGGCACCTCCATATAGAAGAGGGGACGTTCGCCGGGCATGAGTCTTGCCGACAGAAATCCGACAAAGAGAAAGACCGATGTCATTACAATTATAAATATTGCAAGGGCCTTTACATTACCTGAAAGGAGGGCAAGAATCACACCAACCTGTGCAGAACACGGAATCGCAAGGGAGAGCAAGAGTGTGGCTATCACCCGCTCCCTCCGTGTCTCCAGTGTCCTCGTCACCATGGTTGCCATGGTATCACAGCCGAACCCCAGCACAACAGGAATTACAGCCCTGCCATTGAGTCCGATCTTTTTAAAAATCCTGTCCAGGAGCATGGCAAGCCGTGGCAGATACCCTGTATCCTCTATTATTGAAAATGCAATGAAGAAAGTGGCCACAACCGGCAGGATAATGGCCACGGCATATCTGACACCAAGGGTGATTATCCCGTACTCGTTAACAAAGAGGTCCTGAACCACCTTCCAGGGAATGATTGATGTTACTACCCCTGTAACAAAAGGGTTTATGTACTCTCCAAAAACCCTCCTTTCCAGGAAATCAACAGAGACCTGTGCACCAAAAACACCCACGAATTCATACAAAGCATATATTGACAGCAAGAGAAAGGGAATTCCTGTCAGAGGATGCATCATGAGCTGACTCAGCCTTTCTTTCAGGTCAGTCCTTCTTGAAATCTCAATTGTAGCAGCACCTTCCACCAACTTGGTTATAAACGCCTGCCTTGCCAGTGTGATAACGTAGTTTAACGGCTGACTGAACCCTCTCCCTGCCTCCTCAGCTATCTTATAAACGGCTACACCCCCATCCTTCTCCCGCTCCCTGATCATGCCCTTTATCTCAGGGTCATCCTGGAGTAAAAGCAGAGCCACCGCCCTCTTTGAAATACCGTAGCTCCCCTCCAGACCCTCTTCAATCCCCTTTATGGCTGACTCAATGAGCCCGTCATACCTGAGGGGCACCCTGCTGACATGCTTTTCATATCCCGAAATGGTCTCTTTCAGGAGGTCCATTCCCTTTTTCTCTGTAGCAATGGTTGCAACAACAGGTATTTTCAGGGCCTTCCGTAAAACATCAAGATCAATCTTCATTCCCAGCCCTCCGGCCTCGTCCATCAGGTTGAGGTCAAGGATAACGGGAAGCCCTGCCTCAAGGAGCTGCAGGGTCAGATGGAGCATCCTTTCAATATTTTTGGCATCAGCCACATGGACAATCACATCAGGGTTCTCCCCCATCAGTACCCTTCTGGCAACACGCTCCTCCTCGGTTATGGGAAGGAAGGAATACATCCCGGGGGTATCAATTACCCCAAATTCCGCATGACCGATCACGGCCCTGCCCCTGGTCACCTCAACGGTTGTCCCGGGATAATTCGAGACCGTCACATATTTCCCGGTGAGGTTACCAAAAATAACACTCTTGCCCACATTGGGGCTTCCGACAAGGACAACCTTTCTCAAACCCTCCACTTCTTCATCAACGTTTCCATGACAGTTACACTTTGCTTCTTTTGTCTTTGCATTCATTATTTTTTCTCTCCCGTCACAAACTTATATATGGCATCCGGGGTCCAATCGCCAGTTCCCGGAAGGCAACCGTTAAACATTGAAGCCCTTTTATTGTACGATTGAACAACTGTTCAACTAAATATCAAAATAAAAGCGATACCTGTCTTACATATCCTCAACGTGCCTCAGACACTCATCAAAGAGGTTCTTTATATGTATATCATCAAGTGAATAGTAAGCCATCTTTCCTTCCTTCCTGTATTTTACGAGCTTCATATTTCTGAGCACCCTCAACTGATGAGAAACAGCGGATTTTGTTGCACCCAGCAGGTTTGCAATGTCACACACGCAGAGCTCCTCCTGCGACAGGGCAAATATTATCTTTACCCTTGTCGGGTCACCGAGCGCCCTGAAGGTCTCTGCAAGGAGCTGTATTGTCGACTCCTTCTTCATCTTCTTTTCAACAGAAACCACCTTCTTCCTGTCAACATAGGTAATCTCGCAGATCTCTTCTTTTGTCTTCTTCATTCAATACACATATATGAACAAACGTTCAACTGTTTGATATTAACAGTGGCGGGGTATAAATGTCAAGAAAAGAGTTTAGGAGTTCCCCCTCTACCTGGCCCCGTTTACAATTTCCAGTACTATCCGGTCGACCTCTTCTGCTATGGTCTTAATGTTTGCCTCCGGATAGAAATCCGATATTATCTTTGGTCTCAAGGCGCTTATGTAGGTTTTACCGTTCTCTACATAGACACTGATGGGGCATGGAAGCATGAGGGCTATCCTGACGTCGGCCTTCAGGACCTCGTTTGCATATTTGGCATTACATATCTCGATAATCTTTAACGGCTCCCTCTCAAACCCCTTACCCGCAAGCGTTGCCTTCACATCATGAACATGCAGCACTCCAAACCCCTTCTCCTTTGTCTGTGCTATGACTGCCTCCACTGCCTCATCAAAACCCTTGCTTGTCTCAACCGTGTAATCAAACTTTTCCATTCCGAACCTCCTTGAATTAAAATGCCCTCAAATTGAGTGATCCATACCCGAATCCGGCGATAAAAACCTCAAACAGGGAAGGGAAGCGGTATGATAGAGTCTGAACGGTTTTAATTTCGCAGTAAATTCACCCGGATGGTGAATTGCGAAATTCCCTCGGAGATGGACACGATGTCCATAGAGAATGAGTGAAGACTCTGTCATATCGCTTCCAACAACCGTTTAACTCCGGATTCGGGTATCATTAAATTTATCATCTCCCCATAATCTGCATGTACCGTGCAATGCCGTTCCTTGTAATCAACCCTATGACCTTGCCTCCTTCCGTAACCACAAGCCTTCCCCTGTCCTCATTCAACATCAACTCCAGGGCCTTTATGACATCGGTTTCAGGGGAGACCTCCCAGCGCCTGCTATGTGAGACCACCACGTCGGAAACCTTCACATCCCCCCACTCCTCCCTTGGAACTTTCTTGATATCCTTAAGGGTTACAAAGCCGAGAAAATTTTCATTTTCAAATACGGGAAAACCTCCAAAACCATACTTGAGAAAATAATGATTCACTGCCTCATCTATTGTAACATCCGGAGTGAATGCTACAATATCAGTGATCATTACATCCCTCACCTTAATGCCCGAAAGGGTCTCCTGAAGGCTCGCCTGTTGATAACTTGTCTGCGCCGCCGTATAGAGAAACCAGCCGATAAGTATCAGCCACAGACTTCCCGGAACACCCATAAAGACTGAAAACAGACCAAAGAAGATAAAGAAAAGAGCTATCCTCTGTCCGAAAGTGGCGGCTCTTCGTGTGGCATAGAAAAAATCACCTGTCCTTTTCCATATGACGGCCCTCAACACCCTGCCTCCATCCATGGGAAATCCCGGTATCAGATTGAAGACTCCGAGAATGAGGTTAAGCTGTGCAAGATAGGAAAAAAGGGCCTTCACTCCGGCACTGGCCGCAGCAGCATAGAACAGAAAAAAGAGACCAGCAAGAAAGAGACTTGAAATCGGCCCTGCAATCGCCATCCTCAGCTCTGCCCTGGGGGTCGGAGGCTCTCCCTTCATCTGCGCAACACCACCAAATATAAAGAGCGTTATACTGACAATTGATATCCTGTATCTCCTGGCAACAAAGGAGTGTGCAAGCTCATGGAATGCCACAGAGGCAAAGAGGAGGAGTGAGGCTATGGTACCTTTAATCCAGTAAGAGACAGCCGGAAGGTCAGGCGCTGCTTCAGGAAAATAAAAAGTAGATAATGACCAGGTTATCAGGCTAAAGACAATAAGCCACGAAAAATGGATCCGGATAGGTATTCCCATTATTTTCGTTATTTTCCATGAACCGTGAAGCAATGTTCCATTCATCGAAAGCCTCCTTTTTCAGTCCGGCTGCAGGGAAAAGCAATCAAACAGGCAGAGAAAGAGTGACAATCATTGAATCCTCTTATGAGAGAAACCCTTGGTATGGCTCCTGTCCCGCCAAATCCCGCGTTATAAAAGATTAAGCCTGTTTCTGAGTTCAAATCCCCTCAAACTCCCTGACTTCCTGTTACCCTTATACTGAACCATCACCTTATGTGTATCCCCCATCCCGAGCAGAAGCCCTTTAATCTTCGGTATCTCACTCTGAAATCCGGGATCAGCACTCAACATCCCTGAAATAACCCTGTCAATACCGAGCGAGACGAGAAATGTACCCTGGGGACAATACCCTATTGTCCTCATCCCCACATCCTCCCCCCAGTCCCTGAGGGCGGAAAAGTTAACATGGGCAGTAATATCCTGTTCTCCTATGTATCCATACGGGTCTTCATTACAGGTATGTCTGTGATAACAGAGCAGTGTACCCCGGCTCCTCTCCTCTGCATAGTATTCCCACGAAGGATAGCCGTAATCAATGGTGATAACAAAGCCTTCGGAGAGGAGATTATTTATCTCTTCAAGAAACCCCCTCAGCCTCAGGTTCACCTCTGTCCTGTAACCGGTTATCCCGGGTATCCGGTATCTCCTGATGTATTCTTCCAGAAGGGGAGTGCTTAACGCCCCCATGCTCTCTTTAAATCCATCTTCCGCCACATCCACATATACCTCGGAAAAGGTATCATTCATCTGAACTACATGTGCGGGAAAAGCGTCGAGCAGCTCATTTGAGACAACACACCCGCAGAACCTTTCCACATCGGAAAGAGAGGAGACCCACTGAACTATCCCTTTATACTTCGAGAGTGTTTCTTCCTGCCCCTGCCGCATATGCGGATTTCTTTCAACGATTATGTAATGCCACCTATCGCCCCAGTTGAACTCTCTCCTGATGTACGAGATAATCCCCTCTGCCAGAAATCCCCTGCCTGCACCGATCTCAAGAATGGTGAACTCCTTGGGCTCTCCCAAAAGCCTCCTCATCTCATCTATCTGTATCGCCAGGAGCCATCCAAAAACCGGGTGAAGATGCGGAGATGTGAAAAAATCACCATCAGGACCTATGACGGATTCCACGGACATATAATACCCGTATTCCGGCTGGTAAAGGGCCATATCCATAAATCTCTCAAACGTTATGGAACCCCCCTGCTTAATTCTCTCGCTGATTATCCTTTTAAGCATATCCCGTGATTAAATCCCGATAAGTAGATTATAATACAATCCCTGAAAATGTGCTAACCCGGAGAATAAAGATCTGAAATGGAAAAGATACGACTCATAATATTCGACCTTGACGGCACCCTTGTGGATTCCTCAAGGGATATCACCAATGCCCTCAATTATGCCCTGAAGCCCTATGGATTTAAGACCATGACAGTGGAGGAGACCGTAAAACTGGTTGGAGAGGGGATAGCAAGGCTTATAGAAAAGGTCATAGGGACTGAAAAGATCGGGATGAAGGATGATGTACTGAAGAGATTCCTTGAGTATTACTCAGACCATCTGACAGAGTATACCAGACCTTATCCAGGGGTAACAGAGACCCTTGACAAGCTCAGTGCATACGGAAAGGCGGTAATCTCCAATAAAAGGGAGGAGCTTTCCCGGAGACTCCTTGAAGAACTCAGCCTGGCACCTTACTTTAATCACATCCTCGGCAGTGACAGCACACCAGAGAAAAAACCCTCTCCCCTGCCGGTACTAACAGTCCTCAAACGGGAAGGTCTCACCCCTGATCAGGCACTCATGGTCGGCGACAGTAACCTTGATATTGAGGCTGGCAGAAAAGCAGGCGTCATTACTGTGGGCGCTGGTTACGGCTACAGGCCGTTAGAGGCACTAAAGGGGGCTGATTTTCTAATCAGGGAACGGCTTTCTGAACTCCCGGAAATCCTGGAGAAAATACAGACTGAAGAGTGAAGTGATAAAGAGGCCTGAGTCCCTGCTACAGGCCCAGGCCTCTTTATCCTGGCCGCGTTTATCTTATTTCTTGAGATCAGGCTGATAGGTCAGATTCTTATCCATCTTATATGTCCACGGTAAACCCTCAAGACGCCATCCTCCGATCATGCGCTGCCCATAGAACGGGCTATTCTTATCTTTTACCTTGTCACCCTCAAAACCACCAAGCAGGTTAAATACCTTGTCTGCCTTAAACCCGCAATCAACCGCAGCAGTGGTTGAAGCAATAGTCCTCGCAGCACTTCGACACATCATCAACAGTGTGTCAGTCTTTGGGTTGAACCTTGCCTTGAGGTCATTGCAGAAATTTTTATTCAGAACCTTTTTATAACCCTTCTTTCCCACCTTGGTTGTGTAGAATTTCCAGGGTATATTGTAAGCCCCAAGGGGATGACCTATATCCTGATATTCAGTTCTGGTTCTAACATCCACAATAAAGGTATTTTTTGGATCCTTCCTGAGCATCTTGTAGGCCTCTTTGGGAGTCACGTCACCACCCTTGTGCTTTCCCTTAATCGGGTAGACCTCCTGGTTTAAGGCAAAGACAACCGAACTAAAAGCAAACACCATCAGTACTGCTAACAACAACGTCTTTTTCACCAAATTCATGTTCTCCTCCTTTGGATGTGATAAAGCCAAACAAGTCTGGATTGGCTCCTCAATACAGAAAACTACTTCTGAACAGACCACCTCCTTTCACCGAAAATGCATTGGGGAAACCACCCGCTTTAATCATCTTACAACATTTTGTCGTCTTTGTCTTCTCCATCAAGTTAAGCAAAATTCATACCATCAACGACCTACTCATTGTTTTGTGAATTTATCAGCATTTTCGGCACTCAACGTTGTCCAAAAAGGGACACCATTTCCTCAAGTCTGGTCTGAATTGGACAGTTTTTTGACAGCTTCTCCTTTAACCTAAAATTACTATATATTCAGGAAGATACTACCCAAAATTGCTTAACATAGGGTATAATAAGACAGTGTCAGAGTTCATCTCTATAATCATCCCCAACTATAATGGGGAATCAACCATCGGAAAGTGCCTCGAAGCTGCTTTTTCATCCAGATATGATAACTTCGAGGTCATTGTGGTGGATGACTGTTCTGCCGACAACTCCATAGAGATCATTAAAAAGTTCCCCTGCAAACTTGTGGCCTTAAAGGAGCGCTCCGGGGCTTCAAAGGCAAGAAATGCCGGCGCACAGAACAGTGAGGGAAACCTCCTCTTCTTCATTGATTCAGATTGTATCGTGAAAGAGGATGCCCTTTTAATTGCGCGTGCTTCATACGCTGCAAACGGTACTGACGTGGTTGTCGGGGGCACATATACACCCATGTCTTATGACAACAGGTTCTTCAGTATTTTTCAGTCTGTCTTCATTAATTACTCAGAGACCAAGAACCTAAGAAACCCGGATTATATAGCAACCCACGCAATGGCCATTGATGCCGAAACCTTCAGAAAGAGCGGGGGCTTTCCGGAAGTCTTCATGCCCATAATCGAAGATGTGGAGTACAGTCACAGGATACGGAGGGAAGGATATAAACTGATCATGAACCCGGACCTGCTGGTACAACATATCTTTAATTACTCTCTTTCGAGATCCATGAAAAATGCCTTCAAAAAATCCAAATTCTGGACTATTTACTCTATCAATAACAAGGACCTCCTTGTTGATTCAGGCACGGCCTCTGTTGAACTGAAGGTCAATGTGCTATCATTCTTCCTAAACATCGTCTTCCTTCTGCTCTGGATATTTACACAGAACAGCCTGTTGCTCTATCCCATCCCCCTGATATTTGCAGTTAACATCTTTGTAAACAGACGTCTCATTCGGGCCTTCCATAAAACAAAGGGCCTCTTTTTTGCCTTTCTGGCCACATTATATTACACGTTACTCTACCCCCTGGCAGTAGGTACAGGAGGGATAGCAGGATTGATGAAACATTACCTCTCAAAAAAGAAAGGATTCTAAAAATGTCCTACTCACCGTTCAGACATGTTGGTTCGATATTCTGGAAACACAACCCCATTCACCTCACCCTGTTTCTGACCAAACGCTGCAATGCAAGGTGTCCTTTCTGCTTCTACCTCTCTGCTGACAACTACGCAAGCGCAGAGGCTGCTGAACTGACACTCGAAGAGATAGAAAAGGTATCCTCTTCAATGGGAAATCTGCTCTGGCTGGCCTTATCCGGCGGAGAATTGTTCCTGAGGAAAGATCTTTATGAGATAGTCAAGGTCTTTTATGAACAGAACAAACCCGCTATAATCCTTTTGCCAACCAATGGCTTACTGACCGATGTTATAAGGAACCAGGCAGAGAAGATACTGAAACTCTGCAAAAACAGTGTCGTCACCATAAAACTCTCCTTAGACGGACCCGAGGAGATACACGACACAATCCGGGGGGTCAAAGGCAGTTTCAGGAAGATGATGGCGACCTATAGGGCGCTCGGAAAGCTCATTGACAAATACCCGAACTTTGAACTCGGTATAAACTCTGTATTCTGTTCAATAAACCAGGACTACATGGATGAAATCCTGCAAATCGTGGGCGGCCTGG
This window of the Nitrospirota bacterium genome carries:
- a CDS encoding M67 family metallopeptidase — protein: MKSIKISRQHLDRLIHHAREGAPEEVCGILAGADDEVVEVFEMVNTEHSPVSYYMDPKEQFQVMKAIREKGLKMVAIYHSHPASEAFPSAKDVRLAFYDDLAYIIISLMNDDEPVVRAFSIKEGRVEELKIVTV
- a CDS encoding metal-dependent transcriptional regulator, producing the protein MRLSNKAEEILEYLWIMIREMGEERVSLKELKTDRDAPEIQELMSLNYIDVSPDSATLREEGMGEAESAVRRHRLAERLMVDVFDLDRGLMEENACLFEHLLRREVEESICTLLGHPGVCPHNRPIPAGRCCRDSVKTARNIVSSLADVKRGVKGRVAYLHTRDNKKLQKLMTMGILPGVTIEVMQTFPSYVFRLGHTQIAVDKEMATDIFMMPGR
- the feoB gene encoding ferrous iron transport protein B codes for the protein MNAKTKEAKCNCHGNVDEEVEGLRKVVLVGSPNVGKSVIFGNLTGKYVTVSNYPGTTVEVTRGRAVIGHAEFGVIDTPGMYSFLPITEEERVARRVLMGENPDVIVHVADAKNIERMLHLTLQLLEAGLPVILDLNLMDEAGGLGMKIDLDVLRKALKIPVVATIATEKKGMDLLKETISGYEKHVSRVPLRYDGLIESAIKGIEEGLEGSYGISKRAVALLLLQDDPEIKGMIREREKDGGVAVYKIAEEAGRGFSQPLNYVITLARQAFITKLVEGAATIEISRRTDLKERLSQLMMHPLTGIPFLLLSIYALYEFVGVFGAQVSVDFLERRVFGEYINPFVTGVVTSIIPWKVVQDLFVNEYGIITLGVRYAVAIILPVVATFFIAFSIIEDTGYLPRLAMLLDRIFKKIGLNGRAVIPVVLGFGCDTMATMVTRTLETRRERVIATLLLSLAIPCSAQVGVILALLSGNVKALAIFIIVMTSVFLFVGFLSARLMPGERPLFYMEVPPLRWPKLSNVFTKTYTRVEWYFKEVFPLFILASVLIWAGKLTGLFDIIVNVLSYPVKWIGLPEEAATAFLYGFFRRDFGAAGLYDLKNAGILDGIPLVVSIITLALFMPCIAQLSITIKERGVKMAVGMAAFIFPFAFFVGFVVNLILNGLGVTL
- a CDS encoding metalloregulator ArsR/SmtB family transcription factor, with the protein product MKKTKEEICEITYVDRKKVVSVEKKMKKESTIQLLAETFRALGDPTRVKIIFALSQEELCVCDIANLLGATKSAVSHQLRVLRNMKLVKYRKEGKMAYYSLDDIHIKNLFDECLRHVEDM
- a CDS encoding DUF302 domain-containing protein — protein: MEKFDYTVETSKGFDEAVEAVIAQTKEKGFGVLHVHDVKATLAGKGFEREPLKIIEICNAKYANEVLKADVRIALMLPCPISVYVENGKTYISALRPKIISDFYPEANIKTIAEEVDRIVLEIVNGAR
- a CDS encoding site-2 protease family protein; the protein is MNGTLLHGSWKITKIMGIPIRIHFSWLIVFSLITWSLSTFYFPEAAPDLPAVSYWIKGTIASLLLFASVAFHELAHSFVARRYRISIVSITLFIFGGVAQMKGEPPTPRAELRMAIAGPISSLFLAGLFFLFYAAAASAGVKALFSYLAQLNLILGVFNLIPGFPMDGGRVLRAVIWKRTGDFFYATRRAATFGQRIALFFIFFGLFSVFMGVPGSLWLILIGWFLYTAAQTSYQQASLQETLSGIKVRDVMITDIVAFTPDVTIDEAVNHYFLKYGFGGFPVFENENFLGFVTLKDIKKVPREEWGDVKVSDVVVSHSRRWEVSPETDVIKALELMLNEDRGRLVVTEGGKVIGLITRNGIARYMQIMGR
- a CDS encoding SAM-dependent methyltransferase, coding for MLKRIISERIKQGGSITFERFMDMALYQPEYGYYMSVESVIGPDGDFFTSPHLHPVFGWLLAIQIDEMRRLLGEPKEFTILEIGAGRGFLAEGIISYIRREFNWGDRWHYIIVERNPHMRQGQEETLSKYKGIVQWVSSLSDVERFCGCVVSNELLDAFPAHVVQMNDTFSEVYVDVAEDGFKESMGALSTPLLEEYIRRYRIPGITGYRTEVNLRLRGFLEEINNLLSEGFVITIDYGYPSWEYYAEERSRGTLLCYHRHTCNEDPYGYIGEQDITAHVNFSALRDWGEDVGMRTIGYCPQGTFLVSLGIDRVISGMLSADPGFQSEIPKIKGLLLGMGDTHKVMVQYKGNRKSGSLRGFELRNRLNLL
- a CDS encoding HAD-IA family hydrolase: MEKIRLIIFDLDGTLVDSSRDITNALNYALKPYGFKTMTVEETVKLVGEGIARLIEKVIGTEKIGMKDDVLKRFLEYYSDHLTEYTRPYPGVTETLDKLSAYGKAVISNKREELSRRLLEELSLAPYFNHILGSDSTPEKKPSPLPVLTVLKREGLTPDQALMVGDSNLDIEAGRKAGVITVGAGYGYRPLEALKGADFLIRERLSELPEILEKIQTEE
- a CDS encoding rhodanese-like domain-containing protein; translation: MNLVKKTLLLAVLMVFAFSSVVFALNQEVYPIKGKHKGGDVTPKEAYKMLRKDPKNTFIVDVRTRTEYQDIGHPLGAYNIPWKFYTTKVGKKGYKKVLNKNFCNDLKARFNPKTDTLLMMCRSAARTIASTTAAVDCGFKADKVFNLLGGFEGDKVKDKNSPFYGQRMIGGWRLEGLPWTYKMDKNLTYQPDLKK
- a CDS encoding glycosyltransferase family 2 protein, producing MLNIGYNKTVSEFISIIIPNYNGESTIGKCLEAAFSSRYDNFEVIVVDDCSADNSIEIIKKFPCKLVALKERSGASKARNAGAQNSEGNLLFFIDSDCIVKEDALLIARASYAANGTDVVVGGTYTPMSYDNRFFSIFQSVFINYSETKNLRNPDYIATHAMAIDAETFRKSGGFPEVFMPIIEDVEYSHRIRREGYKLIMNPDLLVQHIFNYSLSRSMKNAFKKSKFWTIYSINNKDLLVDSGTASVELKVNVLSFFLNIVFLLLWIFTQNSLLLYPIPLIFAVNIFVNRRLIRAFHKTKGLFFAFLATLYYTLLYPLAVGTGGIAGLMKHYLSKKKGF
- a CDS encoding radical SAM protein encodes the protein MSYSPFRHVGSIFWKHNPIHLTLFLTKRCNARCPFCFYLSADNYASAEAAELTLEEIEKVSSSMGNLLWLALSGGELFLRKDLYEIVKVFYEQNKPAIILLPTNGLLTDVIRNQAEKILKLCKNSVVTIKLSLDGPEEIHDTIRGVKGSFRKMMATYRALGKLIDKYPNFELGINSVFCSINQDYMDEILQIVGGLDKIKTHTVSLIRGDVSDGALKEVDTEKYNRLIEQMATDLRDKKAPTYRFKGAKLKAAQDIVQRRLIYETQVKNKQIIPCYAGKLNIVITEDGDVYPCESFTPKMKLGNVRKDGYDIKGMLKTTQAREVVRSIREKGCFCTHECYFMINILFNPTMYPTLLKEYVKI